The DNA region TTTTAATTATGCAGAGAAAAAAGGATATTCAGGAACAGCTGTATTTTCTAAGAAAGAAGCATTATCGGTTAAGAATGGAATAGGTATAGAAGAACATGACCATGAAGGTAGGGTCATAACTGTTGAATACGATGAGTTCTATCTAGTTAATGTTTATACACCTAATTCTAAAAGAGGACTTCTCAGATTGGATTATAGGATGAAATGGGAAGATGATTTTAGAGGGTATATAACTAAATTAGATGAGACTAAACCAGTAGTGATATGTGGTGACTTGAATGTTGCTCACAAAGAAATAGATCTAAAAAATCCTAAATCTAATGTAAAAAATGCCGGATTCACAATAGATGAAAGAAATAAACTGACTAATCTACTGGACGCTGGTTTTATTGATTCTTATAGATATTTTAATCCTGACAAGGAAGATGCTTATTCTTGGTGGTCTTATATGTTTAGTGCTAGACAGAACAATGTAGGATGGCGTTTGGATTATTTCAATGTATCTAAAAAAATAGAGGATAAGTTGAAGAGTGCTGATATACTATCAGACATACTAGGTTCTGATCATTGCCCTATTCAATTAGAGCTGAATATGGAATTTGATTTACCAGAAAATGATTTGAATAATGAAAACAGCAGAAATGATGATTGTGAGGGACAATTAGAGCTTGACATAAGATAATGAAAATGTTTGTAATAGAAATATGCACTTATTATTACTCTGGTTTCGTTCACTGAACAGATAATAATAAGTGCTTTTATTAAAAGAATTCTAAACTAAGAAGTATAGTGTAAGTATAATCATTTTAGAATATAATTTAATCAGTAGCAGGTATTTTAGGATTATCTTTTATTGATTTATTATCTTTAGCATCCTTGATTAGTGTACATCCATGACCCATGGGACATATCTGACACCAGCTTCTAGGTTTGAATATTATACCTATGATGATACCAACGATAAATGACATCAACATAAATCTGTAAAACACTTTAGCGATAACTACAAAATGGAAACCATGAGTGATGATGGCATAAGTCAGTACAGTACTGAAAACGGAAATCATGATAATCAGTATAATGTTTCTGGCTTTTTTGGTTCTTAACCACTTTGGTAGAGAATATCCTATTGATATTTTCTTAAGAAATTTACCAAGAAATGAACCTCTAGGACAATATTTGGAGCAGTGAATTTTTCCTCTACCTCTAAGAGCATGATATATAGGTGCTCCCATACAAACTAATCCTAGTATACCAAATCTTATGTCGACTATACCTAATATAAAAAAAACGATTATGATTATATAACTCCATCCCTGATGACCTTTGATTTTATCTTTTTTCATAATTTTTTACTCCTTTTATTAATATCTATATATTATTATATTCAAATATATAGATATAGTCAACAATAATTTCATTTTTTTTATATTGATTTAATTGATAATTTAATACCTTCTAAATTAATAAATTTTATATTAAATAGATTAATTTATATACTAATTTACCATTATATATATTCTATTAGAGTTGAAAATATTGTAAAATTATGTTAAAATTATATTTACTATAATGAATTATACCTAATATAATAGTATGATAAGACTAGGACTAGGGGCGATTATATGGGTGGGAAATTTAAGTCTAACTTAAATTTTAAAATTATTATAAGAAGTTTTATAATAGTTTTTATTGTATTTAGTTTATCATCAATTTTTGTCTACCGGCAAACTGCTAAAAAGTTTCACAGTAATGTTACTAAGGAAATACGTCTTGAATCCCAACTTGTTAATAAAGATATATCAGATATTTTTGAGAAAAACAAAATAATATTGAATACAATAGAAGCCAATGAAGATATAAGAATATATCTCAAGGAAGTGACGACAAGAAAAGATATAACTACCAATATATTATATAAAAAGATCATAAAAACTTTTAATAATATTATAGAATTGAATGATGGTATAGATAATATTTGGATAGCTAATGAACAAGCTAACTTTTATTTGGATGCCCATAATAATATAGATTACAAGAATTATGATATATATAAAAGACCTTGGAGAGATCTGGCTGCTAATTCAACAGATGTAATATTGACTGATACATATACCGAATATAGTAATTCCAAACAGGTTGTATCGATAGTAAAAGCTTTCCGGGAAGATTCTAATATTATCGGCTATATGGGAATAAATATTAATCTAGAAAAGATACCTAAGATAATGAAAAATTATATCGTAGGGAAAAAAGGAATGAATTTCTTGATTAATAAAAATAAAGAATATATTTATTCCTATGTGGGTGATAGCCAATATGATATTGATTTCAAGAATGAACTCATAGATAGTATTAGCTCTATAGATAATAATTGCCAAGAATACAAGAAAATCATATATATGAATGATACATATTATATTTATTATAAAGAAATCGTATTGAACAATTGGGGTATAAT from Vallitalea longa includes:
- a CDS encoding exodeoxyribonuclease III, with protein sequence MKLISWNVNGIRACIKKGFLDFFNDVDADIVCLQETKISEGQIELDLEGYHQYFNYAEKKGYSGTAVFSKKEALSVKNGIGIEEHDHEGRVITVEYDEFYLVNVYTPNSKRGLLRLDYRMKWEDDFRGYITKLDETKPVVICGDLNVAHKEIDLKNPKSNVKNAGFTIDERNKLTNLLDAGFIDSYRYFNPDKEDAYSWWSYMFSARQNNVGWRLDYFNVSKKIEDKLKSADILSDILGSDHCPIQLELNMEFDLPENDLNNENSRNDDCEGQLELDIR
- a CDS encoding 4Fe-4S binding protein, which produces MKKDKIKGHQGWSYIIIIVFFILGIVDIRFGILGLVCMGAPIYHALRGRGKIHCSKYCPRGSFLGKFLKKISIGYSLPKWLRTKKARNIILIIMISVFSTVLTYAIITHGFHFVVIAKVFYRFMLMSFIVGIIIGIIFKPRSWCQICPMGHGCTLIKDAKDNKSIKDNPKIPATD
- a CDS encoding sensor domain-containing diguanylate cyclase, with the translated sequence MGGKFKSNLNFKIIIRSFIIVFIVFSLSSIFVYRQTAKKFHSNVTKEIRLESQLVNKDISDIFEKNKIILNTIEANEDIRIYLKEVTTRKDITTNILYKKIIKTFNNIIELNDGIDNIWIANEQANFYLDAHNNIDYKNYDIYKRPWRDLAANSTDVILTDTYTEYSNSKQVVSIVKAFREDSNIIGYMGININLEKIPKIMKNYIVGKKGMNFLINKNKEYIYSYVGDSQYDIDFKNELIDSISSIDNNCQEYKKIIYMNDTYYIYYKEIVLNNWGIIQLISEKDIDQDIREFLKIILIVFSIAATLLLLTIIFEGVSYKFNENKLKVQARTDSLTGSNNRSYFMELAVNEFNLAKKQNRQFNVLMLDIDYFKSVNDNYGHRIGDMVLENMARLSVKSLGKNAIFGRIGGEEFAAIIMDIGEMEAFIAAEDLRTKISEMDIDTHKGRISINVSIGLTSMKKNDLHLKDIIERADEAMYEAKKSGRNKVKIK